The Flectobacillus major DSM 103 genome has a window encoding:
- a CDS encoding redoxin domain-containing protein, whose protein sequence is MLGSVNFIKPNLNNFQEFRSKALCAGLIAPNFSVPQQNGLWQNLPADLLLHQPISLAYLSQDNPILLSFYSPLWDDYGDIQIVLIQKSYKKLIDLGIDILVVTTVHPDQLPDLARKFKLTLNICFDEGNHIAQQFGVIRDDYPTWQHFSGISENIPLPASYLILPNGRIIHDFFDENLNTFLSFKEIEAFVNNYRLHKK, encoded by the coding sequence ATGTTAGGCTCAGTCAACTTCATCAAACCCAATCTTAATAATTTTCAAGAATTCAGAAGCAAAGCTCTTTGTGCAGGATTAATTGCCCCCAACTTTTCTGTTCCGCAGCAAAATGGCTTATGGCAAAACCTTCCTGCCGATTTATTACTACATCAGCCTATTTCTTTAGCTTACTTATCGCAGGATAATCCTATTTTGTTAAGTTTTTATTCTCCTTTGTGGGACGACTACGGCGATATCCAAATAGTACTCATCCAAAAATCTTATAAAAAATTAATTGACCTTGGTATCGACATTTTAGTAGTTACGACGGTTCATCCCGACCAGTTACCAGATTTAGCCCGAAAATTTAAGCTAACCCTCAATATTTGTTTTGATGAAGGCAACCATATTGCCCAACAATTTGGTGTTATCCGTGACGACTACCCAACTTGGCAGCATTTCTCGGGTATTTCTGAAAATATTCCGCTACCTGCTTCGTATTTAATTTTACCCAATGGGCGAATTATCCATGATTTTTTTGATGAAAATCTCAACACATTTTTGTCTTTTAAAGAGATTGAGGCGTTTGTGAATAATTATCGGCTTCATAAAAAATAA
- a CDS encoding sulfite exporter TauE/SafE family protein encodes MQVVDTQNKTISIAEKPIPSNWIWYVIPTVLLLGCLITLYFNGKIPISLDTIQNGFSGDFWLYVMVGLGAQLVDGTLGMAYGVTSTSFLLGLGVPPAVSSTSVHVAEMFTTGASAISHFKFKNINKKLFKNLLIPGVIGSVVGAYLLSDFINGDLIKPYISVYMVFLGVIIIRKGLQKNIVKQRTKRLGLLAVFGGFMDAIGGGGWGPIVTSSLLGRGRDPRYTIGSVNAAEFAISFASGITFLIFQGVNSWQVVLGLVVGGVIASPLGAILVNKVKRKPLMVLVGTLVILISIRTILKSLHIL; translated from the coding sequence GTGCAAGTAGTAGATACACAAAATAAGACCATCAGTATTGCTGAAAAGCCCATACCTAGCAACTGGATATGGTATGTTATTCCGACAGTCTTACTCTTAGGCTGTTTGATTACACTCTATTTTAATGGTAAAATACCCATTTCATTAGATACTATCCAAAATGGTTTCTCTGGCGATTTTTGGTTATATGTAATGGTTGGGCTAGGGGCACAACTGGTAGATGGTACTTTGGGTATGGCTTATGGTGTTACTTCAACCTCCTTTTTATTAGGCTTAGGTGTACCACCTGCTGTAAGTAGTACGAGTGTTCACGTTGCCGAAATGTTTACAACAGGAGCATCTGCAATCTCGCATTTCAAATTTAAGAATATCAATAAAAAGCTCTTCAAAAACCTACTTATTCCTGGGGTAATAGGCTCAGTTGTAGGGGCATATTTGCTATCAGATTTTATTAATGGCGATTTGATAAAGCCTTATATTTCTGTTTACATGGTATTTTTGGGAGTTATTATTATACGCAAAGGACTACAAAAAAATATTGTAAAACAAAGAACAAAACGCCTAGGTTTATTAGCTGTTTTTGGTGGATTTATGGATGCCATTGGCGGTGGTGGATGGGGCCCAATCGTGACTTCATCGTTGCTAGGCCGTGGCCGCGACCCCCGTTATACAATCGGCTCGGTAAATGCAGCCGAATTTGCTATCTCTTTTGCTAGTGGTATTACCTTTTTGATATTTCAGGGGGTAAACTCTTGGCAAGTTGTACTTGGCCTTGTCGTGGGTGGAGTAATTGCCTCTCCTTTGGGTGCAATTTTAGTAAATAAAGTAAAACGTAAGCCATTGATGGTTTTGGTAGGAACTCTCGTAATACTAATCAGTATCAGAACTATCCTGAAGAGTTTACATATATTGTAA